From Salvia splendens isolate huo1 chromosome 3, SspV2, whole genome shotgun sequence, a single genomic window includes:
- the LOC121795751 gene encoding cyclic nucleotide-gated ion channel 17-like codes for MEMRSEKNVRFSSDGMQQNKLTSSLLNSDRKCKIIKSLKFGGAKVFPEQQEPCHKHILDPGSDIVLNWNRIFIVSCLLALFIDPLYFYLPSIGVSKGSWCAKTDVKLRIVVTFFRTIADLFYLLHVVIKFRTAYVAPSSRVFGRGELVMDPKKIARRYIRSDFFIDLVATLPLPQMVIWFIIPATRNNKSNHNNNALALIVLLQYIPRLYLIFPLSSQIIKATGVVTKTAWAGAAYNLILYMLASHVLGAAWYVLSVDRYLSCWKSVCKREESPTKCSLSYLNCDAADIWERNIWINGTKVFQSCDPDQEINFKFGIFEKAVMKQVVSSSFVRRYFYCLWWGLQNLSSYGQNLSTSTYIGETSFAILIAILGLVLFAHLIGNMQTYLQSLTVRLEEWRLKRRDTEEWMRHRQLPEDLRKRVRRYVQYKWLATRGVDEEAILHGLPVDLSRDIQRHLCLDLVRRVPFFSQMDDQLLDAICERLVSSLSTEGTYIVREGDPVSEMLFIIRGRLESSTTNGGRTGFFNSITLRPGDFCGEELLAWALLPKSALNLPSSTRTVIALVEVEAFVLRAEDLKFVANQFRRLHSKKLQHTFRFYSHHWRTWAACFIQAAWRRFKRRKMAKDLARMESFAMEDCDSSAATMATPSTISSNLGVTILASRFAANTRKKIKHVHLPKLPKPEEPDFSAEPDD; via the exons ATGGAGATGAGGAGCGAGAAGAATGTGAG GTTTTCTTCTGACGGGATGCAGCAAAACAAATTGACATCTTCACTATTGAATTCTGATAGAAAATGCAAGATAATTAAGTCCCTCAAATTTGGTGGTGCCAAGGTTTTTCCTGAGCAGCAGGAGCCTTGTCACAAGCATATACTCGACCCTGGTAGTGATATTGTGCTCAACTGGAACAGGATATTCATAGTTTCTTGCCTGTTGGCGCTTTTCATCGATCCGCTATACTTTTACCTGCCGAGTATAGGAGTGAGTAAGGGTTCGTGGTGTGCGAAAACGGATGTCAAGTTGCGGATTGTCGTGACCTTTTTCCGCACCATTGCTGATCTTTTCTATCTCTTGCACGTGGTGATTAAGTTTAGGACGGCATATGTGGCTCCCAGTTCACGAGTGTTTGGTAGGGGTGAACTTGTGATGGATCCGAAGAAAATTGCCCGAAGATATATAAGATCTGACTTCTTCATTGATCTAGTAGCAACTTTGCCTCTGCCTCAG ATGGTCATCTGGTTCATCATACCGGCTACAAGAAACAACAAATCAAACCATAATAACAACGCTCTTGCTCTGATTGTACTGTTACAGTATATACCAAGGTTATACCTCATTTTCCCATTGAGTTCTCAAATAATAAAAGCAACAGGAGTGGTGACCAAAACTGCGTGGGCAGGGGCTGCTTACAATTTGATACTCTACATGCTGGCAAGCCAT GTCCTGGGTGCGGCCTGGTATGTACTGTCCGTTGACAGGTACTTGTCTTGCTGGAAATCAGTATGCAAGAGAGAAGAAAGCCCTACCAAATGTTCTCTCTCGTATTTGAACTGCGATGCTGCTGATATTTGGGAGCGTAATATTTGGATTAATGGCACCAAGGTGTTCCAAAGTTGTGACCCTGACCAGGAGATTAACTTCAAATTTGGGATTTTTGAGAAAGCTGTAATGAAACAGGTCGTATCTTCTAGTTTTGTCCGAAGATACTTCTACTGCCTATGGTGGGGCTTGCAGAACTTAAG TTCGTATGGGCAGAATTTGTCGACCAGCACGTACATTGGAGAAACATCATTTGCCATTCTCATTGCCATATTGGGTCTTGTTCTGTTTGCACATCTTATTGGAAATATGCAG ACTTACTTGCAGTCATTAACGGTTAGGCTCGAGGAATGGAGACTGAAAAGACGAGATACTGAGGAATGGATGCGGCACAGACAGCTTCCTGAAGATTTGAGGAAACGTGTTAGGCGCTATGTTCAATACAAGTGGCTTGCAACCCGAGGAGTAGATGAAGAAGCTATTCTCCATGGGTTGCCCGTTGATCTGAGCCGTGACATACAGCGCCACCTATGCTTGGACCTTGTCCGACGA GTTCCTTTTTTCTCCCAGATGGATGATCAGTTACTCGATGCTATATGTGAACGATTGGTTTCTTCATTGAGCACGGAGGGCACTTACATTGTCCGTGAGGGCGACCCTGTGTCGGAGATGCTCTTCATCATCAGAGGACGGCTTGAGAGTTCAACTACAAACGGAGGTCGGACTGGTTTCTTCAACTCCATCACCCTGAGACCTGGAGATTTCTGCGGAGAGGAGCTTCTAGCTTGGGCTCTGCTCCCGAAATCAGCTCTCAACTTGCCTTCTTCTACAAGGACGGTTATCGCCCTTGTTGAAGTCGAGGCATTTGTGTTGCGAGCGGAAGATCTCAAGTTTGTCGCTAATCAGTTCCGACGCCTACACAGTAAGAAACTGCAGCACACATTCCGCTTCTATTCTCATCACTGGAGGACTTGGGCTGCATGCTTCATACAAGCTGCGTGGCGTAGATTCAAAAGGAGAAAGATGGCTAAGGATCTTGCCAGAATGGAGTCGTTTGCGATGGAAGACTGCGATTCTTCTGCTGCTACAATGGCAACTCCCTCGACAATCAGCTCAAATCTAGGAGTGACGATACTAGCTTCAAGATTTGCTGCAAACACCAGAAAGAAGATTAAACATGTGCATTTGCCTAAACTCCCGAAACCCGAGGAGCCCGATTTCTCTGCTGAGCCAGACGATTA